One window of Armatimonadia bacterium genomic DNA carries:
- a CDS encoding type II and III secretion system protein — protein MARALTTRRGTLLGVLIALLCCGAAQAEDAKGPSAEKPEEPALVNNSFFNTDVRQALSDLAADTGVTILLDESVVGFISLDLKDVPLDRALKLMLLPLGMVYREIEPGVYLVTAADPRAPSFRLVAETQILPIGHLDPQNLTRLLPDRYAQFVRVDTAARRCLIEAPKEYLEDIVRLIRSLDTAPGQVLIEALVLETTTGALKQYAPTFASSHLAGDIAGGIFNYQSNSRNLSSANTSTTSQKPTPGNLLVGLQWLMENNQASLRANPRVVAPDGTAAEIEVGTQQYFSLLTGSAVYAYTRLERVDATIKLNIKPRILPEGQGIECDIEPNVADVVGQGSDGLPVITIRRAKSTVRVQNGQGIVIGGLLQETSSSTESKVPILGDLPVIGKLFRSKNTSKGQRDILFVISPHLLDANGQFEGPLLSEVLMSRKAPSSVGELQTPPKPVPVKQETGATRADLGQAFSVKAQ, from the coding sequence ATGGCACGAGCCTTGACGACGCGCAGGGGAACCCTACTCGGTGTACTGATCGCGCTGCTATGCTGCGGTGCTGCGCAGGCGGAAGACGCCAAGGGCCCTTCGGCCGAGAAGCCCGAGGAACCGGCTCTGGTGAACAACTCCTTCTTCAACACCGATGTGCGGCAGGCGCTGTCGGACCTTGCCGCGGACACCGGAGTGACGATCCTGCTGGACGAGAGCGTCGTCGGGTTCATCAGTCTGGACCTCAAGGACGTGCCGCTGGACCGGGCTCTGAAGCTGATGCTGCTGCCCCTGGGGATGGTGTACCGGGAGATCGAGCCGGGCGTGTACCTGGTGACGGCTGCAGACCCGAGGGCTCCGAGCTTCCGACTGGTGGCGGAGACGCAGATCCTGCCGATCGGCCACCTTGACCCACAGAACCTGACGCGGCTGCTGCCGGACCGCTATGCGCAGTTCGTGCGAGTGGACACGGCTGCACGTCGCTGCCTGATCGAGGCCCCCAAGGAGTACCTGGAGGATATCGTGCGCCTGATCCGGTCGCTGGACACGGCGCCGGGACAAGTGCTGATCGAGGCCCTGGTGCTGGAGACGACAACGGGGGCGCTGAAGCAGTACGCACCGACCTTTGCTTCCTCACATCTCGCGGGTGATATTGCCGGGGGGATCTTCAACTACCAGTCGAACTCGCGGAACCTGAGCAGCGCGAACACCTCGACAACCAGCCAGAAGCCGACACCGGGGAACCTGCTCGTCGGCTTGCAGTGGCTGATGGAGAACAACCAGGCGTCGCTGCGGGCCAACCCGCGTGTTGTGGCGCCGGATGGAACGGCGGCGGAGATCGAGGTCGGCACACAGCAGTACTTCAGCCTGCTGACCGGGTCGGCGGTCTACGCCTACACGAGGCTGGAGCGCGTCGATGCGACGATCAAGCTGAACATCAAGCCGCGGATCCTGCCCGAGGGGCAGGGGATCGAGTGTGACATTGAGCCCAACGTGGCCGATGTCGTGGGCCAGGGCTCCGATGGGCTGCCGGTGATCACCATCCGGCGTGCCAAGTCGACGGTGCGGGTGCAGAACGGGCAGGGGATTGTGATTGGCGGACTGCTGCAGGAGACCTCGTCCTCCACGGAGAGCAAAGTGCCGATTCTGGGCGATCTGCCGGTGATCGGCAAGCTGTTCCGGTCGAAGAACACCTCGAAGGGCCAGCGGGATATCCTCTTTGTGATCTCACCGCACCTGCTGGATGCGAACGGGCAGTTCGAGGGTCCACTGCTGAGCGAAGTGCTGATGTCGCGCAAGGCCCCCAGCAGCGTCGGCGAACTGCAGACGCCGCCGAAGCCGGTGCCCGTGAAGCAGGAGACAGGCGCAACCCGGGCCGACCTGGGGCAAGCCTTTAGCGTGAAGGCCCAGTAG
- a CDS encoding type II secretion system protein produces MVETLVVVAIILILAAVLLPVYETATKSAERATCMTNLRSLAGAVMLYVQDNDGRLVPARSPSGLRNTDLCWDVILEPYYRSGMLLLCPADQMPNTASGMVCRSHSYGINHDLTLVGGYSGASLLMDQVDCPAQTILLFDLRGSVRSTGLGLKANGLGRVDARHGIGANFVYLAGNVKWNRPPETLQPRDLTGADNHWEP; encoded by the coding sequence TTGGTAGAGACTCTCGTTGTCGTCGCCATCATCCTCATCCTGGCGGCCGTCTTGCTGCCGGTGTATGAGACCGCCACCAAGAGTGCCGAACGCGCCACCTGCATGACCAACCTGCGCAGCCTCGCGGGGGCAGTCATGCTCTACGTCCAGGACAACGATGGTCGCCTCGTCCCTGCACGTTCGCCCTCCGGCCTGCGCAACACCGACCTGTGTTGGGACGTAATCCTCGAGCCCTACTATCGCTCGGGGATGCTGCTCCTGTGCCCTGCCGACCAGATGCCGAACACGGCTAGCGGCATGGTCTGCCGGTCGCACAGCTATGGGATCAACCACGACCTGACCTTAGTGGGAGGTTACAGCGGGGCTTCTCTGCTCATGGACCAGGTGGATTGTCCGGCGCAGACGATCCTCCTCTTCGACCTACGGGGCTCTGTTCGCAGCACGGGCCTGGGCCTCAAAGCCAATGGTCTGGGCCGTGTCGACGCTCGCCATGGAATCGGGGCCAACTTCGTCTACCTCGCCGGCAACGTGAAATGGAACCGTCCGCCGGAGACCTTGCAGCCCAGAGACCTGACCGGCGCCGACAATCACTGGGAGCCTTGA
- a CDS encoding Gfo/Idh/MocA family oxidoreductase: MSSPLRAAVIGASGIGKHHAKWFNALGCEVVAFAGTSKESVAATTEVLHKLFGFTGKGYVGVEPMLDAARPDLLALCSPPQLHAEHFALAADAGCAILCEKPLVWDWDKPFEQLLDEAGSMVEAARTRSLLAATNTQYVAALEPYLKLCELSGQPVDPASFERFYMRMDSRGGKSGASGEKIWVDLSPHPLSLLLALAGPGQLEASSTRVLVDAHQVRADFTYRTDAGRSVQAVIDTVNVPEGPLARRFGLDDVLADYEGRNDENGVFAAYLSIGDHRLKSVDFVQDSISRFVAAVRGEGAPLVTLEEGLANLRLQLQLMQIGRDSQPA; encoded by the coding sequence ATGAGCAGCCCGTTGCGCGCCGCCGTGATCGGCGCATCCGGAATCGGCAAGCACCACGCCAAGTGGTTCAACGCTCTCGGCTGCGAGGTCGTGGCCTTCGCAGGCACCAGCAAGGAGTCCGTCGCCGCCACTACGGAGGTCCTCCACAAGCTCTTCGGCTTCACGGGAAAGGGCTATGTTGGCGTCGAGCCCATGCTCGACGCTGCCCGACCCGACCTCCTTGCCCTGTGCTCGCCGCCGCAATTGCATGCCGAGCACTTCGCGCTGGCCGCTGACGCCGGCTGCGCGATCCTCTGCGAGAAGCCCCTGGTGTGGGACTGGGACAAGCCCTTCGAGCAGCTCCTCGACGAAGCCGGCTCCATGGTTGAGGCGGCCCGCACGCGGAGTCTTCTTGCGGCCACAAACACCCAGTACGTCGCCGCACTTGAGCCCTACCTGAAGCTGTGCGAACTCTCCGGTCAGCCCGTCGACCCGGCCTCCTTCGAGCGCTTCTACATGCGCATGGACTCGCGCGGCGGCAAGTCCGGCGCCAGCGGCGAGAAGATCTGGGTAGACCTCTCACCCCATCCGCTCAGCCTGCTCCTCGCCCTTGCCGGCCCGGGACAGCTCGAGGCTTCCTCGACCCGCGTCCTTGTTGATGCTCACCAGGTCCGTGCCGACTTCACGTACCGGACTGACGCGGGGCGCTCGGTCCAGGCCGTCATCGACACCGTCAACGTGCCCGAAGGACCGCTGGCTCGCCGCTTTGGCCTCGACGACGTGCTGGCTGACTACGAGGGGCGCAACGACGAAAATGGGGTCTTCGCCGCATACCTGAGCATCGGGGACCATCGCCTCAAGTCCGTGGACTTTGTGCAGGACTCCATCAGCCGCTTCGTGGCCGCAGTCCGGGGCGAGGGCGCCCCGCTGGTCACTCTGGAGGAGGGGCTGGCTAACCTGCGGTTGCAGTTGCAGCTCATGCAGATCGGTCGTGATTCCCAGCCCGCCTGA
- a CDS encoding FxLYD domain-containing protein, producing the protein MTTTIGRSFRSTPLASWGLLACLLGALAGGCGTRAPRVTEDIANLRIDRYRYNLDEEHHLARVMAEIVNHGDRPVKEAMVIVTLRGPGGEERGINRVVVTDIKPGQPKVFTITVTGHGKERDVEFRIARPGAPEAQTSPDKDAAPDNSN; encoded by the coding sequence ATGACAACAACAATCGGTAGGTCGTTCCGCAGCACACCTCTGGCTTCCTGGGGACTGCTGGCGTGCCTCCTGGGCGCTCTCGCCGGCGGGTGTGGCACTCGTGCTCCGCGGGTAACCGAGGACATCGCCAACCTGCGCATCGATCGCTATCGCTACAACCTCGACGAGGAGCACCACCTGGCCCGCGTCATGGCCGAGATCGTGAACCATGGCGACCGGCCGGTTAAGGAAGCAATGGTGATCGTCACCCTTCGCGGACCCGGCGGCGAGGAGCGGGGCATCAACCGCGTCGTCGTCACGGACATCAAGCCTGGACAGCCCAAGGTCTTCACCATCACCGTCACCGGCCACGGCAAGGAGCGCGACGTCGAGTTCCGCATCGCTCGACCCGGCGCACCGGAGGCCCAGACCTCTCCCGACAAGGATGCCGCGCCCGACAACTCCAACTGA
- a CDS encoding ATP-binding protein, translating to MIDRLRLKPEQLRWTCDCDKLGFTSTETLKDLAAPIGQDRAVAALGFGVNIQSDGYNVFVMGPVGTGRSSMSRAMLDQAAAQQPAPGDWVYVHNFDQPNQPKALHLPSGSACEFRDDMNELIEDVQRELAAAFESEEYVDRREEALKTFREERQAELAAFEKEAEAANMVVGRGPAGVLVAPAKDGEVMSPQDYAELTEEDRKAIDARRAKLQDKLEEMLRRHHRKDKMVRVEVKKLDQEVARFAVGHLFEELQKRYATEERVCEHLRQILDDIIDNIEGLRARDEDTPQMPFPIAVPTPDSRYSLYGVNVLLSCGPRDGAPVVYESNPTIDNLTGLIEHRTQMGALVTDYTMIRPGALHRANGGYLVLEAETLLRKPYAYEALKRALKNKLVRIESLQDQFRFMSTVTLEPEPIALDVKVVLVGSPELYYLLYNYDDDFRKLFKVKADFDASTPRNRTALRRYAQFVATVCRREGLPHFEAPAVARILEQASRLVADQMRLTTRFVDVADLVREAAYWCGHNGNSLVTAEDVQRAIEEHVSRSNRIEERMREMSDRGLIELSFKGKEIGQVNALSVIPLGDYWFGRPNRLRAITFVGKSGVMQIDREAKLTGRLHDKGLLTLTGFLNGRYAHEKPLTLAASLTFEQNYDLIEGDSASSAELYAILSSLAGAPISQGFAVTGSVNQAGHVQAIGGVNEKIEGFFDSCKSRGLTGEQGVLIPKSNVQHLMLKPEVIEAVRDGKFHIYAVSTVDEGLEVLTGVPAGSRRKNGTYPEGTINQLVTATLENFAASFDGRGMDNGTANHAKPAKNDNNNR from the coding sequence GTGATCGATCGGCTGCGTCTGAAACCCGAGCAACTGCGCTGGACTTGCGACTGCGACAAGCTCGGCTTCACAAGCACGGAGACCCTCAAGGACCTCGCCGCGCCGATCGGACAGGATCGCGCCGTGGCTGCCCTGGGCTTTGGCGTCAATATCCAGAGCGACGGCTACAACGTCTTCGTGATGGGCCCTGTGGGCACCGGCCGCAGTTCCATGAGCCGCGCCATGCTTGACCAGGCGGCCGCGCAACAGCCTGCCCCGGGCGACTGGGTGTACGTGCACAACTTCGACCAGCCAAACCAGCCCAAGGCTTTGCACCTGCCCAGCGGCTCCGCCTGTGAGTTCCGCGATGACATGAACGAACTCATCGAGGACGTGCAGCGCGAACTCGCCGCAGCCTTCGAGAGCGAGGAGTACGTCGACCGTCGCGAGGAGGCCCTCAAGACCTTCCGCGAGGAGCGCCAGGCCGAACTGGCAGCCTTCGAGAAGGAGGCTGAGGCGGCCAATATGGTCGTTGGGCGCGGACCCGCGGGTGTCCTCGTTGCGCCGGCCAAAGACGGCGAGGTCATGAGCCCCCAGGACTACGCGGAGCTCACGGAGGAAGACCGCAAGGCCATCGACGCTCGGCGCGCTAAGCTCCAGGACAAGCTCGAGGAGATGCTTCGCCGGCACCATCGCAAGGACAAGATGGTCCGCGTGGAGGTCAAGAAGCTAGACCAGGAGGTCGCTCGCTTCGCCGTCGGCCATCTCTTCGAGGAGCTGCAGAAGCGATATGCTACCGAGGAGCGGGTCTGCGAGCACCTGCGCCAGATCCTCGATGACATCATCGACAACATCGAGGGCCTGCGCGCACGCGATGAGGACACGCCGCAGATGCCCTTCCCCATCGCTGTGCCCACTCCGGACAGCCGCTATTCCCTCTACGGGGTCAATGTCCTGCTCTCCTGTGGGCCGCGCGACGGCGCACCCGTCGTCTATGAGTCGAACCCGACCATCGACAACCTCACCGGCCTGATCGAGCACCGCACTCAGATGGGCGCTTTGGTCACGGACTACACCATGATCCGTCCCGGTGCCCTTCACCGCGCCAATGGAGGCTATCTGGTTCTCGAGGCCGAGACTCTCCTGCGCAAGCCCTACGCCTACGAGGCCCTCAAGCGCGCGCTCAAGAACAAACTGGTCCGCATCGAGAGCCTGCAGGATCAGTTCCGCTTCATGTCCACCGTTACGCTTGAGCCCGAGCCCATCGCTCTCGACGTGAAGGTGGTCCTCGTCGGCTCACCGGAGCTGTACTACCTGCTGTACAACTACGATGACGACTTCCGCAAGCTCTTCAAGGTCAAAGCCGACTTCGACGCCAGCACTCCGCGCAACCGCACGGCCCTGCGCCGGTATGCCCAGTTCGTCGCCACCGTCTGCCGCCGGGAAGGACTGCCCCACTTCGAGGCCCCAGCCGTCGCCAGGATCCTCGAGCAGGCTTCGCGCCTCGTCGCCGACCAGATGCGGCTCACCACCCGCTTCGTCGATGTGGCCGACCTGGTCCGCGAAGCCGCCTACTGGTGCGGGCACAATGGCAACTCCCTGGTGACCGCCGAGGACGTACAGCGCGCGATCGAGGAGCACGTCTCCCGCTCGAACCGCATCGAGGAGCGAATGCGCGAGATGTCCGACCGCGGCCTCATCGAGCTGAGTTTCAAGGGCAAGGAAATCGGGCAGGTGAACGCGCTCTCAGTGATCCCCCTGGGCGACTACTGGTTCGGTCGTCCCAACCGCCTGCGCGCCATCACCTTCGTCGGCAAGAGCGGGGTCATGCAGATCGACCGCGAAGCCAAGCTCACCGGGCGCCTGCACGACAAGGGCCTGCTCACCCTCACCGGCTTCCTCAACGGCCGCTACGCCCATGAGAAGCCGCTGACCCTGGCGGCCTCCCTGACCTTTGAGCAGAACTACGACCTGATCGAAGGGGATAGCGCCTCCTCCGCCGAACTGTACGCCATCCTCTCTAGCCTCGCGGGCGCCCCGATCTCTCAGGGCTTTGCCGTCACGGGCTCCGTCAATCAGGCAGGCCACGTCCAGGCCATCGGCGGCGTCAACGAGAAGATCGAGGGGTTCTTCGACTCCTGCAAGTCGCGCGGCCTCACGGGCGAGCAGGGCGTGCTGATCCCGAAGAGCAACGTGCAGCACCTGATGCTCAAGCCCGAGGTCATTGAGGCCGTGCGTGACGGCAAGTTCCACATCTACGCGGTCTCCACCGTCGACGAGGGCCTGGAGGTCCTCACCGGCGTACCAGCGGGCAGCAGGCGCAAGAACGGTACGTATCCCGAAGGCACCATCAACCAACTCGTCACAGCCACCCTTGAGAACTTCGCCGCCTCCTTCGACGGCCGCGGAATGGACAACGGTACCGCGAACCATGCCAAGCCAGCCAAGAATGACAACAACAATCGGTAG
- a CDS encoding sialidase family protein, translating into MKVLAAGIVLSLVLLIQTLGVCQVTAQIEWSDVYTADKLPDEAGWGASKGTNTSSEITPEGLHLKDSGTANTELHCYSRRWPAQPDRGSVAEATVKAVSCTARSGMCLMVADGVHEDVLTFYPDRIELNNSALKYAMDTTDAFHTYQVRICGLNIEVWVDGKLAIDGWNKFQAPAYGKRCVVQFGSISSASTGEAYWKDVRYSVNILSAEQIAGAKNVNIYYKEGIYACFPSLIRTADGTLVTGFGTRVRRSHIDGTGGSARYLSKDGGYTWEQTTETFTDPAHVREDGAIISPHAQGWIYVPDTELEKVKAGGRRWMKAREGTIAYLGEPRVSITMPGKTPETKDLPNPDIRGVMTFNPSAFLHRGKLWMTAIYGGPTGQPMGVWVIRSEDDGNTWEVLPVALPADKKLGYGEAAICDNGRGEILCVMRPDPESYDTYQCFSKDDGKTWSKPEDCRFWGYPSNVILLKDGRLLCSYGYRRDAMGVRAVLSSDGGHTWDVDKEIVIRCDGKGSPSDMGYPISLQMEDGHIFTIYYLNDAANVTHIAGTHWNLPPAKQ; encoded by the coding sequence ATGAAGGTTCTTGCTGCAGGGATCGTGCTGTCACTCGTGCTCCTGATCCAGACTCTAGGCGTCTGCCAGGTTACGGCGCAGATCGAGTGGAGTGACGTCTACACTGCCGACAAGCTGCCTGACGAGGCCGGCTGGGGCGCGTCAAAGGGTACGAACACCTCTTCAGAGATCACCCCGGAGGGCCTGCACCTCAAGGATTCCGGGACGGCCAACACGGAGCTTCACTGCTACAGCCGACGCTGGCCGGCCCAGCCGGATCGCGGATCCGTAGCAGAAGCAACCGTCAAGGCAGTCTCGTGCACCGCTCGCTCGGGGATGTGTCTGATGGTGGCCGACGGAGTGCACGAGGACGTCCTGACCTTCTACCCGGACCGTATCGAGCTGAACAACAGTGCGCTCAAGTATGCAATGGACACGACGGACGCCTTCCACACCTACCAGGTCAGGATCTGCGGGCTGAATATCGAGGTGTGGGTGGATGGGAAGCTGGCCATCGACGGCTGGAACAAGTTCCAGGCCCCAGCCTACGGGAAGCGCTGCGTGGTGCAGTTCGGGTCTATCTCCAGCGCCTCCACCGGTGAGGCCTACTGGAAGGACGTGCGCTACAGCGTGAACATCCTGTCGGCAGAGCAGATTGCCGGGGCCAAGAACGTGAACATCTACTACAAGGAGGGCATCTACGCGTGCTTCCCCTCCCTGATCCGCACCGCCGACGGTACGCTGGTTACGGGCTTCGGGACGCGGGTCCGACGCTCGCACATTGACGGCACAGGCGGCTCAGCCCGATACCTCTCCAAGGATGGCGGCTACACCTGGGAGCAGACCACGGAGACCTTCACCGACCCGGCCCATGTCAGAGAGGATGGGGCTATCATCTCACCCCATGCCCAGGGCTGGATCTACGTGCCTGACACGGAGCTGGAGAAGGTCAAGGCCGGCGGACGACGCTGGATGAAGGCCCGTGAGGGGACGATTGCCTACCTGGGCGAACCGCGGGTGTCGATCACCATGCCCGGCAAGACCCCGGAGACCAAGGACCTGCCGAACCCCGATATCCGTGGGGTGATGACCTTCAACCCCAGCGCCTTCCTCCACCGGGGCAAGCTGTGGATGACTGCGATCTACGGTGGTCCGACCGGTCAGCCCATGGGTGTGTGGGTGATCCGCTCGGAGGACGACGGCAACACTTGGGAGGTCCTCCCGGTCGCGCTGCCGGCGGACAAGAAGCTGGGCTATGGGGAAGCAGCGATCTGTGACAACGGCCGGGGCGAGATCCTCTGTGTGATGCGCCCGGACCCCGAGAGCTATGACACCTACCAGTGCTTCTCGAAGGATGACGGCAAGACCTGGAGCAAGCCTGAGGACTGCCGGTTCTGGGGCTATCCGAGCAATGTCATCCTGCTCAAGGACGGCCGCCTGCTGTGCAGCTACGGCTACCGGCGCGATGCCATGGGTGTTCGTGCGGTCCTGAGCAGTGACGGCGGGCATACCTGGGACGTCGACAAGGAGATTGTGATCCGCTGCGACGGCAAGGGAAGCCCGAGCGATATGGGCTATCCGATCTCGCTGCAGATGGAGGACGGGCACATCTTCACGATCTACTACCTGAATGATGCGGCCAACGTGACCCACATCGCCGGGACGCACTGGAACCTTCCTCCGGCGAAGCAGTAG
- the nadA gene encoding quinolinate synthase NadA — translation MTDNSELINEINALRQERKAVLLAHNYQRPEVQDIADFTGDSLGLSRQAARAEAEVIVFCGVHFMAQTAKLLSPSKTVLLPEKEAGCPMADMITPEQLREFKAQYPGAPVVAYVNTTAEVKAESDICCTSANAVEVVKSLDADRILFIPDRNLGSWVARAVPDTEILLYPGFCPTHQYITAEDIQKAKQEHPAALVLAHPECAAEVLALADAVRSTSGMLRFARESDASEFIVATEMGLLHPLQKDNPGKTFYPLFSALCPNMKLTTLESIRRALTTNTHVIEIDEGIAGRARATVERMVAIG, via the coding sequence ATGACCGACAACAGCGAGCTTATCAACGAGATCAACGCCCTGCGCCAGGAGCGCAAGGCCGTCCTCCTGGCCCACAACTACCAGCGCCCCGAGGTGCAGGACATCGCCGACTTCACCGGCGACTCCCTGGGCCTCAGCCGTCAGGCCGCCCGGGCGGAGGCCGAGGTCATCGTCTTCTGCGGCGTCCACTTCATGGCCCAGACGGCCAAGCTCCTCAGCCCCTCCAAGACCGTTCTGCTACCCGAGAAGGAAGCCGGCTGCCCGATGGCCGACATGATCACCCCCGAGCAGCTGCGGGAGTTCAAGGCCCAGTATCCGGGTGCACCGGTCGTCGCCTACGTCAACACCACCGCTGAGGTCAAGGCGGAGTCCGACATCTGCTGCACTTCAGCCAACGCCGTCGAGGTGGTCAAGTCTCTCGACGCCGACCGGATCCTGTTCATCCCCGACCGCAACCTCGGTAGTTGGGTCGCCAGGGCTGTGCCCGACACGGAGATCCTTCTCTACCCGGGCTTTTGCCCGACCCACCAGTACATCACCGCCGAGGATATCCAGAAGGCCAAGCAGGAGCACCCCGCTGCCCTGGTTCTTGCGCACCCTGAGTGTGCTGCCGAGGTCCTTGCACTTGCCGACGCCGTCCGCTCAACCAGTGGGATGCTCCGCTTCGCCCGCGAATCGGACGCCTCGGAGTTCATCGTCGCCACCGAGATGGGCCTGCTGCATCCACTCCAGAAGGACAACCCGGGCAAGACCTTCTATCCCCTGTTCTCAGCTCTGTGCCCGAACATGAAGCTCACTACCCTGGAGAGCATCCGCAGGGCCCTCACCACAAACACGCACGTCATCGAGATCGACGAGGGCATCGCCGGCCGTGCCCGCGCGACCGTCGAGCGAATGGTCGCCATCGGCTGA